ACGAATCGACGTGGTGAAGGAGTACGTGCCGAGCGACCAGGCGCCCCATGTCGAAACGCTTCCACCGCGCACTCTTATCGATTCGACGGATCGTTGGGCGCGCGATAGATTGCAGGCCGTCGGCGCGTCGGGCTTTGCGCGATTCATTATAACGGATGCGAGCATTGTGGAGGTGCCGCTCGAGGTGCATTCGGGCTTGGCATACCTTTTCTCGAATCAGCAATCGAAGCGCTACGACGCGCACGTCTCGGTTCGACTCGAGATTCACAATGATCGCGGCTACATCGACGGTCAGGTCGTTGCTGAGGCGTCGGCGACGCGGACGGCTTCGCAAAAGGCCGGTGAGCGCGAGTTGAACGAGACGTGGTACCTCCTCGTGCAAGCGGCCATGCTCGATCTCAATGCTGAGCTCGACCGCAATATCCACCAGAGCCTGGCGCGGTTCCTGCAGCTTTAGATCGCGATTCGCTATTTGCAGCCATCGACGCCGTTCGCAACTGCCGCTCGTTTACGCCGCGCAATGCCGAATGAGACGCCGCAGGAACCTTTCGCAGGCAGTGATTTGTTCGATTGCGATGAATTCGTCTGCCTGATGGGCTTGAGTGATGTTACCCGGTCCGCACAAAACCGCCGGGATGCCGGCCTCCTGGAAAAGGCCGGCCTCAGAGCCGAAGGCGACGACGCGCGTTGCGTTCTCGCCGGAAAGCGCCAGCGCGAGCGCTTCGGCTGGGGAGTGTCGGTCGGGCGTCAAGGGCGGGCAGGAGACGCCGATTTCAGTGAACACGCCACCATCGGCAGCCTTGTCGCGGAGTGCGGGGGCCACGTGCCTGGCGGCATGTTCCTCGAAGCGACGCAGGATCTCGCGCCCATCGTCTGTACCGGGAAGAGGGCGGCATTCCCATAGCAGCGCGCATTCCTTTGGAATGATGTTGAAAGCCGTACCACCTTCAATCCTGCCGATGCTGATCGTTGTGTGGGGTGGGTCGAAATCACCGTCCGGTGTTCCCGGACGCGGTGCGCGCAAGGCTAGCTCGTCCGAAAGTGCTGCCAGGAATCGCACCATTTCGGCGGCCGCGAGGACCGCCGATGCGCCACGATGAGGGGCGCTTGAATGGCCCTCACGCCCGACGATTCGCGTGTGGAAAACATAGGCTCCCTTGTGCGCATTCGCGACCTTCATTCCGGTCGGTTCCCCCACAATGACCAGCCGCGGCAGCAGCCCGGATTTGCGGATGTGGTCGATCATGCGGCCTACGCCGAAGCAA
Above is a window of Alphaproteobacteria bacterium DNA encoding:
- the argE gene encoding acetylornithine deacetylase, with product MTVRALSSRDMIERLVAFDTTSAKSNLSLIAHVADYLAGYGVTAHLTHNEDGTKANLYATIGPDNAGGVVLSGHTDVVPVLGQNWSSDPFAMVERDGKLFGRGTADMKSFIAVALALVPEMIGVQLETPIHFALSYDEEVGCFGVGRMIDHIRKSGLLPRLVIVGEPTGMKVANAHKGAYVFHTRIVGREGHSSAPHRGASAVLAAAEMVRFLAALSDELALRAPRPGTPDGDFDPPHTTISIGRIEGGTAFNIIPKECALLWECRPLPGTDDGREILRRFEEHAARHVAPALRDKAADGGVFTEIGVSCPPLTPDRHSPAEALALALSGENATRVVAFGSEAGLFQEAGIPAVLCGPGNITQAHQADEFIAIEQITACERFLRRLIRHCAA